The Desulfovulcanus ferrireducens genome includes a window with the following:
- a CDS encoding FecCD family ABC transporter permease: MSRLKISTSFSLYVLLLMGLSLISILGAIYLGPLSIPWSKVSSCLWHVGVQDSVAPRELCDPNLSLIIWHLRMPRAILAFLVGSSLALSGAVFQGLLQNHLADPFTIGVSTGSAFGASLAIFFGLTSLFGPVTLPIFALCGAGLALTIVLGLGYRGGKLSKESLVLAGIVVATFLSALISLLKSLDEESVAGIVFWIMGSFQGRSWEHVSIFLPYYIPACLIILFWARELDILSLGDIHAKTLGLNPNRVRLFLLAGASLLTGAAVSVSGVIGFVGLIIPHLIRLSIGSNHKKLLPLSALLGGNLMIWADILARTILSGGEELPVGVLTALLGGPFFCLLLVKKFKA, from the coding sequence GTGTCTCGCCTCAAAATATCTACATCCTTCAGCCTTTATGTCCTTTTGCTTATGGGCCTTAGCCTGATCAGTATCTTGGGAGCCATCTATCTCGGCCCCTTGTCCATACCATGGTCTAAAGTATCTTCCTGTCTCTGGCACGTGGGAGTACAAGACTCTGTTGCCCCACGAGAACTGTGCGACCCGAACCTTTCACTGATTATTTGGCATCTACGTATGCCTCGGGCTATTTTGGCCTTTCTTGTCGGTTCCAGTTTGGCCCTCTCCGGCGCAGTCTTTCAGGGTCTTCTGCAAAATCACCTGGCAGATCCTTTTACCATAGGCGTATCCACTGGCTCTGCTTTTGGAGCCAGCCTGGCCATTTTTTTTGGGTTGACCTCACTTTTTGGGCCGGTGACTCTGCCCATTTTTGCCTTATGCGGGGCCGGGCTTGCTCTGACCATAGTCCTTGGTCTGGGCTACAGGGGAGGTAAACTTAGCAAAGAATCCTTGGTCCTGGCCGGAATAGTGGTGGCTACATTTTTATCAGCTTTAATTTCTCTGCTGAAATCTCTGGATGAAGAATCCGTAGCCGGTATAGTCTTCTGGATCATGGGCAGCTTTCAAGGCCGCTCCTGGGAACATGTATCCATTTTTCTTCCTTACTATATTCCGGCCTGCCTCATAATTCTTTTCTGGGCCAGGGAGCTGGATATATTAAGTCTGGGCGACATCCATGCCAAGACGTTAGGACTTAATCCCAATAGAGTCAGGCTTTTTCTTCTTGCTGGAGCGAGCCTCCTTACTGGGGCGGCCGTATCAGTATCCGGTGTGATTGGTTTTGTGGGGCTGATCATTCCACATTTAATCCGGTTGTCCATAGGCAGCAACCATAAAAAACTGCTTCCACTGTCAGCTCTTTTGGGGGGTAACTTGATGATCTGGGCAGATATTCTGGCCAGAACTATCTTGTCAGGTGGAGAGGAATTGCCAGT